In Thermoanaerobaculum aquaticum, a genomic segment contains:
- the aroB gene encoding 3-dehydroquinate synthase — protein MRWSLQTSQGAVELVVQEGALGDVVSLLAKELERGRAFVVSDENVAPLYGEEVARKLSAPFLALVPGEQAKTWASVEAVVRFLLGHGAERGDLLVAVGGGVVTDVAGFAASVYMRGIRWVAVPTTLVGMVDAAIGGKTGIDLPEGKNLVGTFWQPRMVIADPLTLASLPERQLRAGLGEVIKAAMIAPSSLEHLWEEQGRRLADGDFLAVSALLATAMKVKSEVVSLDEREQGTRAALNLGHTLAHALEAATGYGYFLHGEAVAWGLLLVLLLAQRRGLLASVEAARWASRLGVMAPLPPIPVSWEQVVEYLGRDKKRASGALRWVLPRLGGVVLGVEVPLAEVQACFDKLRELPENGPFTSLFF, from the coding sequence GTGCGGTGGAGCCTTCAAACCAGCCAAGGTGCGGTGGAACTGGTGGTGCAGGAGGGGGCCCTTGGGGATGTGGTTTCCCTGCTGGCCAAGGAGCTGGAGCGGGGCCGGGCTTTTGTGGTCAGCGATGAAAACGTGGCCCCCCTTTACGGCGAGGAGGTGGCCAGGAAGCTTTCCGCTCCGTTTCTGGCGCTGGTTCCCGGGGAACAGGCCAAGACCTGGGCAAGCGTTGAGGCGGTGGTGCGGTTTTTGCTTGGGCACGGGGCAGAGCGGGGGGACCTGCTGGTGGCGGTGGGGGGCGGGGTGGTCACCGATGTGGCCGGCTTTGCCGCCTCGGTTTACATGCGGGGGATTCGCTGGGTGGCGGTGCCCACCACCCTGGTGGGGATGGTGGACGCGGCCATTGGCGGTAAGACCGGCATTGACCTCCCCGAGGGGAAAAACCTGGTGGGGACCTTTTGGCAGCCGCGCATGGTGATCGCCGATCCCCTGACGCTGGCAAGCTTGCCCGAGCGGCAGCTGCGGGCAGGGCTGGGTGAGGTGATCAAGGCAGCCATGATTGCCCCATCGTCGCTTGAGCACCTGTGGGAAGAGCAGGGAAGGCGATTGGCGGATGGGGATTTCTTGGCGGTGAGCGCGCTTTTGGCCACCGCCATGAAGGTCAAAAGCGAGGTGGTGTCGCTGGACGAGCGGGAGCAGGGAACGCGGGCTGCCCTCAACCTCGGGCACACGCTGGCCCACGCGCTGGAAGCGGCCACCGGGTACGGCTATTTCCTCCACGGGGAGGCGGTGGCCTGGGGGCTGCTTTTGGTGTTGTTGCTTGCCCAGCGCCGGGGGCTTCTGGCTTCCGTGGAAGCGGCCCGCTGGGCTTCCCGGCTGGGGGTCATGGCGCCGCTGCCGCCCATCCCGGTGAGCTGGGAGCAGGTGGTCGAGTACCTGGGCCGGGATAAAAAGCGCGCTTCCGGGGCACTCCGGTGGGTCTTGCCCCGGTTGGGGGGCGTGGTTTTGGGGGTGGAGGTGCCCCTGGCGGAGGTGCAGGCGTGCTTTGACAAGCTGCGGGAACTGCCGGAAAACGGGCCGTTTACCTCGCTTTTCTTTTAG
- the alr gene encoding alanine racemase — translation MENEAATWCEVSGAHLAHNVRLFRRLLQPGTGLAAVVKANAYGHGVAQVVPVLEEVGVEMYAVHSLAEARQVQSCGATRPILIMGYVTPGQIAQMTEPTMHVLLSSRQVLQSLAARSAELGVSWPVHIKVDTGTHRQGVPPEEAADLARQAKEAGLSVVGVATHFANIEDTTDHSYAFEQLRRFRQALQRVERVTGQLPYVHAACSAAALLFRETDFSMVRLGISLYGHWPSRETYLSWLLAHGRDGIALKPALSWRTRIGQIKTVGAREPIGYGLSYRTTRTTQLAVLPVGYAEGYPRALSNRASVLVRGRRAPVLGRVCMNITMVDVTDIPEAEEGDIATLIGSDGEERVSAEELAELSGTINYEILARLSPALPRLLTHWPEQGQASI, via the coding sequence ATGGAGAACGAAGCTGCCACCTGGTGTGAGGTTTCCGGGGCACATTTGGCCCACAACGTGAGGTTGTTCCGTCGGTTGCTGCAACCTGGCACGGGTCTGGCGGCGGTGGTAAAGGCCAACGCCTACGGGCACGGGGTGGCGCAGGTGGTGCCGGTTCTGGAAGAGGTGGGCGTGGAAATGTACGCCGTGCACTCGCTGGCCGAAGCCCGGCAGGTACAGAGCTGCGGGGCCACCAGGCCGATCCTCATCATGGGCTACGTCACCCCCGGGCAGATCGCGCAAATGACCGAACCCACCATGCACGTGCTGCTCTCGTCCCGGCAGGTGCTTCAAAGCCTTGCCGCCCGCAGTGCGGAGCTGGGGGTTTCCTGGCCGGTGCACATCAAGGTGGACACCGGCACCCACCGCCAGGGCGTTCCCCCGGAAGAAGCTGCGGACCTTGCCCGCCAGGCCAAAGAAGCGGGGCTTTCGGTGGTGGGGGTGGCCACGCACTTTGCCAACATCGAGGACACCACTGACCACAGCTACGCCTTTGAGCAGCTGCGCCGCTTCCGGCAAGCCCTGCAACGGGTGGAGCGGGTTACCGGTCAGCTGCCCTACGTCCACGCCGCTTGCTCAGCGGCGGCGCTCTTGTTTCGGGAAACCGACTTTTCCATGGTGCGCTTGGGGATTTCCCTTTACGGCCATTGGCCTTCCCGGGAAACCTACCTGTCGTGGCTATTGGCCCACGGCCGCGACGGGATTGCTTTGAAACCCGCGCTTTCCTGGCGGACCCGCATCGGCCAGATCAAAACCGTGGGGGCCCGGGAACCCATCGGTTACGGGCTTTCCTACCGCACCACCCGCACCACCCAGCTGGCGGTGCTTCCCGTGGGTTACGCCGAAGGCTATCCCCGGGCCCTTTCCAACCGCGCTTCGGTGTTGGTGCGGGGACGCCGGGCTCCGGTTTTGGGCCGGGTGTGCATGAACATCACCATGGTGGACGTCACCGATATTCCGGAAGCCGAGGAGGGCGACATCGCCACGCTCATCGGCAGCGACGGCGAGGAGCGGGTGAGCGCCGAGGAGCTGGCGGAGCTTTCCGGCACCATCAACTACGAAATCCTCGCCCGCCTTTCCCCGGCTTTACCCAGGCTGCTGACCCACTGGCCCGAACAAGGCCAGGCTAGCATCTAA
- a CDS encoding DUF5924 family protein: MVARERLLALKTRITERLTLLHQRYARLFWTLHSIWALFTGVVVLVLAHNRYGYIRWVVLFLALTWASTLFFSRFAQASSAPGFRFAQGFVSYLTRIMYQETLFFLLPFYFYSTSFPSWNALYVLLLAGLAVFSCFDIPFDRALRTSRTFALGFFVIVTFSALIFFFPLLARVRTHHGLYLAALLAFLAALPLALRFSELREGRKLGAVLLILVLMLGLVRLARPLIPPVPLRLAKLRFTTQLDPRTLRAGQEFEREIPAAELASGKLYAVATVFSPVPLPTSLVVRWLGDGRTLRSSRAVEVMAHARGFRVWDVLNLQRLKLGPGHYRVEVWTAEGQLVGKVRFQVLP; encoded by the coding sequence GTGGTGGCAAGGGAACGTCTTTTGGCGCTGAAAACCAGGATCACCGAGCGGCTGACCTTGCTCCACCAGCGCTACGCCCGGCTTTTCTGGACGCTCCACTCGATTTGGGCGTTGTTTACGGGGGTGGTGGTGCTGGTGCTGGCCCACAACCGCTATGGCTACATCCGCTGGGTGGTGCTGTTTCTGGCGCTCACGTGGGCCTCGACGCTTTTCTTTTCCCGGTTTGCGCAGGCGAGTTCAGCTCCCGGTTTTCGCTTTGCCCAGGGCTTCGTTTCTTATCTCACCCGCATCATGTACCAGGAGACGCTGTTTTTCCTTTTGCCGTTTTACTTTTACTCCACCAGCTTTCCCTCCTGGAACGCCCTTTACGTGCTGCTTTTGGCGGGGCTGGCAGTTTTTTCCTGCTTTGATATTCCGTTTGATCGCGCGCTGCGCACTTCCCGCACCTTTGCCCTGGGCTTTTTTGTGATTGTCACGTTTTCTGCTTTGATCTTTTTCTTCCCGCTGTTGGCGCGGGTGCGAACCCACCACGGCCTTTATTTGGCAGCGTTGCTGGCTTTTTTGGCGGCGCTGCCTTTGGCCCTGCGCTTTTCCGAGCTGCGGGAGGGGCGCAAGCTCGGCGCGGTTTTGTTGATTCTGGTGTTAATGCTGGGCCTGGTGCGCCTGGCGCGGCCCCTGATCCCGCCGGTGCCTTTGCGTTTGGCCAAGCTGCGCTTCACCACCCAACTGGACCCTCGCACCTTGCGGGCAGGGCAGGAGTTTGAGCGGGAAATTCCCGCAGCCGAGCTTGCATCTGGCAAGCTTTACGCGGTCGCCACGGTGTTTTCGCCGGTGCCTTTGCCCACCAGCTTGGTGGTGCGCTGGCTGGGGGATGGGCGGACGCTGCGCAGCTCCCGGGCGGTGGAGGTTATGGCCCATGCCAGGGGCTTTCGGGTTTGGGACGTGCTGAACCTGCAGCGGCTCAAGTTGGGCCCCGGCCACTACCGGGTGGAGGTGTGGACCGCAGAGGGGCAGCTGGTGGGGAAGGTGCGGTTTCAGGTGCTTCCCTGA
- a CDS encoding acyl-CoA thioesterase, whose protein sequence is MKSFAVTLRVRYAETDQMGVAHHAVYPVWFELARSELARARGVPYASWEQRGFFLVVTEVRCRYLKPARYDQLITVEVAVASLKSRGVVFSYRVKDESGQLLAEGETHHVLVGQKDGRPTAFPADLAQALQP, encoded by the coding sequence GTGAAATCTTTCGCGGTTACCCTGCGCGTTCGCTACGCTGAAACCGACCAAATGGGTGTGGCCCACCATGCGGTGTACCCGGTGTGGTTTGAGCTGGCCCGCTCGGAGCTGGCCCGCGCCCGGGGGGTGCCCTACGCTTCCTGGGAGCAGCGGGGGTTTTTTCTGGTGGTGACCGAGGTTCGCTGCCGTTACCTTAAACCCGCCCGCTACGACCAGCTGATCACCGTGGAAGTGGCGGTGGCAAGCCTCAAAAGCCGTGGGGTGGTTTTCTCCTACCGGGTGAAGGACGAAAGTGGCCAGCTGCTGGCGGAAGGGGAGACCCACCACGTGCTGGTAGGCCAAAAGGACGGCAGGCCCACGGCCTTTCCCGCCGATCTCGCCCAGGCGCTCCAGCCTTAG
- a CDS encoding biotin--[acetyl-CoA-carboxylase] ligase gives MRGWPGVNWVWLPEVDSTNALAERLMDAWLADTEAALPPTLICADSQWAGRGREGRRWQSPQGGVYASFLSWVPLEALPWLPLAAGVAVLAGVKKLVPGVEKALKWPNDLEVDHRKLGGILCSSRVQGDRAWTVTGFGVNVTAAPLLPGEARQAVSLAELGFAGSVEQARLALFDAFLATFPSLLSHPEEVRRSWLSATIHGRGEILRVRTPAGVVQGEFLDLSPQGLLLLQTGSRVVTVASGEIA, from the coding sequence GTGAGGGGCTGGCCCGGGGTCAATTGGGTTTGGCTTCCCGAGGTGGACTCCACCAACGCTTTGGCCGAGCGCCTCATGGATGCCTGGCTGGCCGATACCGAAGCGGCTCTGCCGCCCACCCTCATTTGTGCCGACAGCCAATGGGCGGGAAGGGGCCGAGAAGGGCGGCGCTGGCAGTCGCCCCAGGGCGGCGTTTACGCCTCGTTTCTCAGCTGGGTGCCGCTGGAAGCTCTCCCCTGGTTGCCGCTGGCGGCAGGGGTGGCGGTTTTGGCGGGGGTCAAGAAGCTGGTCCCGGGGGTGGAGAAAGCCCTCAAATGGCCCAACGACCTGGAGGTGGATCACCGCAAGCTGGGCGGCATCCTGTGCAGCAGCCGGGTGCAGGGGGATCGGGCGTGGACGGTGACGGGCTTTGGTGTCAACGTCACCGCCGCTCCGTTGCTTCCCGGAGAGGCAAGGCAGGCGGTGAGCCTGGCCGAGCTGGGGTTTGCCGGAAGCGTTGAGCAGGCCCGCCTGGCGCTTTTCGATGCTTTCCTCGCCACGTTTCCAAGCCTCCTGTCCCACCCTGAGGAGGTGCGGCGCTCGTGGCTTTCCGCCACCATCCACGGGCGCGGGGAAATCCTGCGGGTTCGCACCCCCGCCGGGGTGGTGCAGGGTGAGTTTTTGGACCTTTCGCCCCAGGGCCTTCTGCTGTTGCAAACCGGTTCCCGGGTGGTTACGGTAGCTTCTGGGGAAATCGCCTAA
- a CDS encoding thiamine pyrophosphate-dependent enzyme produces MSTMLLSDKLPYCPGCTHHHVTRQTSKALEKLGLAPQDVVLVTDIGCHGIADAVFATHTVHGLHGRSTAIAAGIAMALPAGKKVVVFIGDGGATIGLQHILEAARMNVPLTVVVHNNFLYGMTGGQPSGLTPPEFKTVVAPEGTHLPHHNLCELVHDAGAVFAARVVGLGDFSGTLAEAFAQDGFSLVEVLEMCTSYTPKFNPDFKLRQAAEAAGYALGSWTNPPRPPFRLQFGAQKPSLLSQLKLVTRKQQARLPHRLGIVLAGSAGEGVQYAAESLARAAVAGGLHATKKGSYPVTVGVGFSAAEILLSPEPIRYHGIGEPDFLVITSEDGLHWARPKLLAMRHGRVFVDASLPKPEASVPVEVRDFRTPFGAKNAALLALATVAREEALLPEALIAAFDPQAKAAAPVS; encoded by the coding sequence ATGAGCACCATGCTCCTTTCCGACAAGCTCCCCTACTGCCCCGGCTGCACCCATCACCACGTCACCAGGCAAACCAGCAAGGCTTTAGAAAAGCTGGGCCTGGCCCCCCAGGATGTGGTGCTGGTGACCGATATCGGTTGCCACGGCATTGCCGATGCGGTGTTTGCCACCCACACCGTGCACGGCTTGCACGGGCGTTCCACCGCCATTGCCGCCGGCATTGCCATGGCTTTGCCTGCGGGCAAGAAGGTGGTGGTGTTCATCGGTGACGGCGGCGCCACCATTGGCCTCCAGCACATCCTGGAGGCCGCCCGCATGAACGTCCCCCTCACCGTGGTGGTGCACAACAACTTCCTTTACGGAATGACCGGCGGCCAACCCTCGGGGCTCACCCCACCGGAGTTCAAAACCGTAGTGGCACCCGAGGGAACGCACCTCCCTCACCACAACCTCTGCGAGCTGGTGCACGATGCAGGTGCCGTCTTTGCCGCCAGGGTGGTGGGGCTAGGGGATTTTTCCGGCACCCTGGCCGAAGCCTTTGCCCAGGACGGTTTTTCCCTGGTGGAGGTGCTGGAGATGTGCACCTCCTACACCCCCAAGTTCAACCCCGATTTCAAGCTGCGGCAAGCTGCCGAAGCGGCGGGGTACGCCCTGGGAAGCTGGACCAACCCACCCCGTCCCCCTTTCCGCCTGCAGTTTGGGGCGCAGAAACCATCGCTTTTGTCCCAGCTCAAGCTGGTGACCCGAAAGCAGCAGGCTAGGCTGCCGCACAGGTTGGGCATCGTGCTGGCCGGTTCTGCCGGGGAGGGCGTGCAGTACGCCGCCGAAAGCTTGGCCCGGGCCGCCGTTGCCGGAGGGCTCCACGCCACCAAAAAGGGCAGCTACCCGGTGACCGTGGGCGTGGGCTTTTCCGCCGCGGAAATCCTGCTTTCCCCCGAGCCCATCCGCTACCACGGCATTGGTGAACCGGACTTCCTGGTGATCACCTCGGAAGACGGTCTCCACTGGGCGAGGCCGAAGCTTCTGGCCATGCGACACGGTCGGGTATTTGTGGACGCTTCCCTGCCCAAGCCAGAAGCTTCAGTGCCGGTGGAGGTGCGGGACTTCCGCACCCCCTTTGGTGCCAAAAACGCCGCGCTTTTGGCTTTAGCCACGGTGGCGCGGGAGGAAGCTCTGCTGCCGGAAGCGCTCATTGCCGCCTTTGACCCGCAAGCCAAGGCTGCCGCCCCCGTCAGCTAG
- a CDS encoding class I SAM-dependent RNA methyltransferase yields MELEIKTLAFGGRGVARQGGEVWFVSNALPGERVTVAEERRRRGIVEARTLEVLSPSPWREPDPCPKAFGECGGCDLAHVAAGFREKAYKTSLLGALRGAPEALRTAVEAATFFPSPWHYRLRGRLHWAPEAQVLGFYAPSSHRVASLEGCRVLSPGTLALLPAWAESLKNANLPAGELEFLEDLPGERRLLLFRGLFSGELPRLPGVDGFWGIRGRGWGQRELTLELPLPLTVPVGSFVQGNRFLLAELWRMVEALVREEGFSRVVDLYAGVGFLAAAARFGGAQELTVVEVSPRAARAARANLPQARVLSMPAEAAVGQGALVGADLVILDPPRGGLSPAVREAVAAAKLSSLLYVSCDPACLARDAKVLVDAGFAVRWAKLFDLFAGTHHVELAVLFRKT; encoded by the coding sequence ATGGAGCTTGAAATAAAGACCCTGGCCTTTGGGGGGCGGGGCGTGGCCCGGCAGGGCGGCGAGGTGTGGTTCGTCAGCAACGCCCTGCCCGGAGAAAGGGTAACCGTGGCCGAGGAGCGACGGCGCCGGGGCATCGTGGAGGCCCGCACCCTGGAGGTTCTTTCCCCTTCCCCCTGGCGGGAGCCTGACCCCTGTCCCAAAGCCTTTGGGGAGTGCGGTGGCTGCGATTTGGCGCACGTAGCTGCAGGCTTTCGCGAAAAGGCGTACAAGACCTCGCTTTTGGGGGCCTTGCGGGGGGCACCGGAAGCTTTGAGGACGGCGGTGGAAGCGGCGACTTTCTTTCCTTCCCCCTGGCACTACCGGCTGCGGGGGCGCTTGCATTGGGCGCCGGAAGCTCAGGTGCTGGGGTTTTACGCGCCTTCCTCCCACCGCGTGGCTAGCCTTGAAGGCTGCCGGGTGCTTTCCCCGGGCACGCTGGCGCTCCTTCCGGCATGGGCCGAAAGCCTGAAGAACGCCAACCTCCCCGCCGGGGAGCTGGAGTTTTTGGAGGATCTGCCGGGTGAGCGCCGGCTTTTGCTTTTCCGGGGCTTGTTTTCCGGGGAGCTGCCGCGCTTGCCGGGCGTGGATGGCTTTTGGGGCATCCGCGGGCGGGGTTGGGGGCAGCGGGAGCTCACCTTAGAGCTTCCTTTGCCGCTCACCGTGCCGGTGGGCTCCTTTGTGCAGGGCAACCGCTTCCTGCTGGCCGAGCTTTGGCGCATGGTGGAAGCCCTGGTGCGGGAGGAAGGCTTTTCCCGGGTGGTGGACCTTTACGCCGGCGTAGGCTTTTTGGCCGCAGCTGCGAGGTTCGGGGGGGCGCAGGAGCTTACGGTGGTGGAAGTGTCCCCGCGGGCCGCCAGGGCCGCGCGGGCTAACCTCCCCCAGGCCCGGGTGCTTTCGATGCCGGCGGAAGCGGCGGTGGGGCAAGGGGCTCTTGTGGGTGCGGACCTGGTGATCCTGGACCCACCCCGCGGGGGTCTTTCCCCGGCCGTGCGGGAAGCGGTGGCTGCCGCTAAGCTTTCCAGCTTGCTTTACGTCTCCTGCGATCCGGCGTGCCTTGCCCGCGACGCCAAGGTGCTGGTGGACGCCGGTTTTGCGGTGCGCTGGGCCAAGCTCTTCGACCTTTTTGCCGGGACCCACCATGTGGAGCTGGCGGTCCTCTTCCGAAAAACCTGA
- a CDS encoding valine--tRNA ligase — MRETLPTRFEPSQFEGKWYARWEASGAFTPELPSQKPPFVILIPPPNVTGKLHIGHALQFTLQDIMIRYKRMDGYNALWLPGTDHAGIATQVMVERELAKEGLTRHDLGREKFLERMWAWKQQYATNISSQAKALGASCDWTRERFTLDPMLSRAVIHAFVRLYQEGLIYRAHRLINWCPRCLTALSDLEVVHKEINGGLWDFAYPVEGGGEIVVSTTRPETMLGDTAVAVHPEDERYKHLIGRFIRHPFVDRRIPIIADAELVDPSFGTGAVKVTPAHDPNDFATGERHNLPKINILTEDGRINENGGRFAGLDRFTARKAVLEALAELGLRRGEKAHRHAVGHCQRCDTILEPYLSEQWFVKTKPLAEVALSAVRKGEVRIHPEFWVATYENWLTNILDWCISRQLCWGHRIPAYYCLQGHTTVAETAPEACPQCGAPVEQDPDVLDTWFSSALWPLSTLGWPEETEDLKAFYPTQLLITGFDILFFWVARMIMMGYHFRGQPPFYQVHLTGLVRDAQGQKMSKTKGNVMDPLDLVHTYGADAVRFTLAALASPGRDLPLDARRMEGYRAFATKLWNAARFVQMNLAGDEGELESLDTAALALPERWILAELTETVGAVREALDSFRFDEACRSLYQFVWNDFCDWYVELAKPVLTGTSQVRSPQVVRTVARGVLLSVLKLLHPIMPFITEEIASHLGFSGMLITAAYPRPQEAWQFARERELFRTVQGVVQAVRSYRHLVGLPPNSPLSVILEEPEPAVAQAFSELREEVMRLASLSALEAGGPVPASAVRDAVGFLRFAIVLPEGALGPEERQRLGKELTAAQEELSRVKARLADPGFTSRAPAEVVEQTRARERELTHRLELLAKTLGEGA, encoded by the coding sequence TTGCGAGAGACACTCCCCACCCGCTTTGAACCGTCGCAATTCGAAGGGAAATGGTACGCCCGCTGGGAGGCGTCCGGGGCGTTTACCCCGGAGCTGCCCTCCCAGAAACCGCCGTTTGTAATTCTCATTCCGCCCCCCAACGTCACGGGGAAGCTGCACATTGGCCACGCCCTGCAGTTCACGCTGCAGGACATCATGATCCGCTACAAGCGCATGGACGGCTACAACGCCCTCTGGCTTCCCGGCACCGACCATGCGGGCATTGCCACCCAGGTGATGGTGGAGCGGGAGCTGGCCAAGGAGGGTCTCACCCGCCACGACCTGGGGCGGGAAAAGTTCCTGGAGCGCATGTGGGCGTGGAAGCAGCAGTACGCCACCAACATCTCCAGCCAAGCCAAAGCCCTGGGCGCTTCCTGCGATTGGACCCGGGAGCGGTTCACCCTGGATCCCATGCTTTCCCGGGCGGTCATCCACGCCTTTGTGCGGCTGTACCAGGAAGGCCTGATTTACCGGGCCCACCGGCTCATCAACTGGTGCCCGCGCTGCCTTACCGCCCTTTCCGATTTGGAGGTGGTGCACAAGGAAATCAACGGCGGCCTGTGGGATTTTGCTTACCCCGTGGAGGGGGGTGGGGAAATCGTGGTTTCCACCACCCGTCCCGAGACCATGCTGGGCGACACGGCGGTGGCCGTGCACCCCGAAGACGAGCGCTACAAGCACCTCATTGGCCGCTTCATCCGCCATCCTTTCGTGGACCGGCGGATCCCCATCATTGCCGATGCCGAGCTGGTGGACCCCAGCTTTGGCACCGGTGCGGTGAAGGTCACCCCCGCCCACGACCCCAACGACTTTGCCACCGGCGAGCGGCACAACCTGCCCAAGATCAACATCCTCACCGAGGACGGCAGGATCAACGAAAACGGCGGCCGCTTTGCCGGCCTGGACCGCTTTACCGCCCGCAAGGCGGTGCTGGAAGCGCTGGCGGAGCTGGGGTTGCGCCGGGGGGAAAAGGCCCACCGTCACGCGGTAGGGCATTGTCAACGCTGCGACACCATCCTGGAGCCCTACCTTTCCGAGCAGTGGTTCGTAAAGACCAAACCGCTGGCCGAGGTGGCGCTTTCTGCGGTGCGCAAGGGCGAAGTGCGCATCCACCCTGAGTTCTGGGTGGCCACCTACGAAAACTGGCTCACCAACATTCTGGATTGGTGCATTTCCCGCCAGCTCTGCTGGGGGCACCGCATCCCCGCTTACTACTGCCTGCAGGGGCACACTACGGTGGCGGAAACGGCCCCAGAAGCTTGCCCCCAGTGCGGTGCTCCTGTGGAGCAGGACCCGGACGTGCTGGATACCTGGTTTTCTTCAGCACTTTGGCCGCTTTCCACCCTGGGATGGCCCGAGGAAACCGAAGACCTCAAGGCTTTTTACCCCACCCAGCTCTTGATCACGGGTTTCGACATTCTCTTCTTCTGGGTGGCCCGCATGATCATGATGGGGTACCACTTCCGCGGCCAGCCGCCGTTTTACCAGGTGCACCTCACGGGGCTGGTGCGGGATGCGCAGGGGCAAAAGATGTCCAAGACCAAGGGCAACGTCATGGACCCCTTGGACCTGGTGCACACCTACGGGGCCGACGCCGTGCGCTTCACGCTGGCCGCTTTGGCTTCTCCCGGTCGGGACCTGCCGCTGGACGCGCGGCGTATGGAAGGTTACCGGGCCTTTGCCACCAAGCTCTGGAACGCGGCGCGCTTTGTGCAGATGAACCTGGCCGGCGACGAGGGGGAGCTGGAAAGCCTGGACACCGCCGCCCTGGCCTTGCCCGAACGCTGGATTTTGGCGGAGCTCACCGAAACCGTGGGCGCGGTGCGGGAAGCTTTGGACAGCTTCCGCTTTGACGAGGCCTGCCGCAGCTTGTACCAGTTCGTGTGGAACGACTTTTGCGATTGGTACGTGGAGCTGGCCAAGCCCGTTCTTACCGGTACCTCCCAGGTGCGCTCCCCGCAGGTGGTGCGCACGGTGGCTCGTGGGGTGCTGCTTTCGGTGTTGAAGCTGCTGCACCCCATCATGCCCTTCATTACCGAAGAAATTGCCTCGCACCTGGGCTTTTCCGGCATGCTCATCACCGCCGCTTACCCCCGCCCGCAGGAGGCCTGGCAGTTTGCCCGGGAGCGGGAGCTCTTCCGAACGGTGCAAGGGGTGGTGCAAGCGGTGCGTTCCTACCGTCATCTGGTGGGGCTGCCCCCCAACTCGCCGCTGTCGGTGATCCTGGAGGAGCCGGAGCCGGCGGTGGCCCAAGCTTTTTCCGAGCTGCGGGAGGAGGTCATGCGGCTGGCCTCGCTTTCGGCGCTGGAAGCGGGCGGGCCGGTGCCGGCAAGCGCGGTGCGGGATGCGGTGGGGTTTTTGCGCTTTGCCATTGTGCTGCCGGAGGGGGCCCTGGGTCCTGAGGAGAGGCAGCGGTTGGGTAAGGAGCTGACTGCCGCCCAGGAGGAACTGTCCCGGGTGAAGGCGCGGCTGGCAGATCCCGGTTTTACAAGCCGGGCGCCGGCGGAAGTGGTGGAGCAAACCCGGGCCCGGGAGCGTGAGCTCACCCACCGGCTGGAGCTTTTGGCCAAAACCCTCGGGGAAGGGGCGTGA
- a CDS encoding type III pantothenate kinase, with translation MVLLAMDVGNTNTTIGVFREGELTSSFRLTTAANRTVDELGLWLRQLLAWAHISLDDLEGVIVGSVVPPLDPALSQAIARYLHVKPLFVEPGIKSGMPLRVETPRELGADRLCNAVAAYAEYGGPVIVVDFGTATTWDVVSEKGEFLGGIIAPGLEISAEALFSRAAKLPRVELEAPDHVIGKATVDSMQAGLVFGYVALVEGLTQRVLAEVPGARVVGTGGLAPVLAKHTHIFAAVDGHLTLKGLRILWEKNRPNRK, from the coding sequence ATGGTTCTCCTGGCCATGGATGTGGGCAACACCAACACCACCATTGGGGTTTTTCGGGAGGGGGAGCTGACCTCCAGCTTTCGCCTCACCACCGCCGCAAACCGCACGGTGGACGAGCTGGGTTTGTGGCTGCGGCAGCTTCTGGCCTGGGCCCACATTAGCCTGGACGATCTGGAAGGGGTGATCGTGGGCTCGGTGGTGCCGCCTCTGGACCCCGCACTTTCCCAGGCCATTGCCCGCTACCTGCACGTGAAGCCGTTGTTTGTGGAGCCCGGGATCAAATCGGGCATGCCGTTGCGGGTGGAAACCCCTAGGGAGCTGGGGGCAGACCGGCTGTGCAACGCGGTGGCCGCTTACGCCGAGTACGGCGGGCCCGTGATTGTGGTGGACTTCGGCACCGCCACCACCTGGGACGTGGTTTCCGAAAAGGGTGAGTTTTTAGGTGGAATCATTGCGCCGGGTCTGGAGATTTCCGCCGAAGCCCTGTTTTCCCGGGCGGCCAAGCTGCCGCGGGTGGAGCTGGAAGCCCCGGACCACGTCATTGGCAAAGCCACGGTGGACTCCATGCAGGCCGGTCTGGTGTTTGGCTACGTGGCTCTGGTGGAGGGGCTCACCCAGCGGGTGCTGGCCGAGGTGCCGGGGGCCAGGGTGGTGGGGACCGGCGGTCTCGCCCCGGTGCTGGCCAAGCACACCCACATCTTTGCGGCGGTGGATGGCCACCTCACCCTCAAGGGCTTGCGAATCCTGTGGGAAAAGAACCGCCCCAACCGCAAGTGA